In Geitlerinema sp. PCC 9228, the genomic window GATTGCCTGCAATTGCTGCACTTTCACATTGGTTCCCAGATTTCTGCCATTAGCGCCATCAAAGATGCTATCCGCGAAGCCAGCCAAATTTACGTGGAACTGTTGGGACTGGGGGCCAACATGCAATATTTAGACGTCGGTGGCGGTTTGGCGGTGGATTACGACGGGTCCAAAACCAAGTTTTACGCTTCTAAAAACTACAACATGCAAAACTATGCCAACGATATTGTCGCGGAAGTGAAAGAAGCCTGTGAAGAACGCAATGCACCCGTTCCCACTTTGGTGAGTGAAAGCGGCAGAGCGATCGCGTCCCACCAATCGGTGTTGGTTTTTGATATTCTAGGCAGCAGTGACGTTCCTACCGCACCACCAGCGGAACCCATTACCGAAGACCACCACCTCATCCTACGCAATCTCCAGGAAACCTATCAGTCCATTCAAGTTCAAAACTATCAAGAAGCTTACAACGACGCTATTCAGTTTAAAGAAGAAGCCATTAGTCTGTTCAACTTTGGTTACTTAAGTTTGTACGAACGGGCTTTGTCAGAACAACTTTTCTGGGCATGCTGTCACAAAATCCAGCACATTGCTCGCCAACAGGACTACGTTCCTGACGATTTAGAAAATTTGGATAAAATTCTGGCATCAATTTATTACGCGAACCTGTCGATTTTCCGGTCGGCACCGGATGCGTGGGCCATTGACCAACTTTTTCCCATTCTTCCCATTCACCGGCTGGACGAAGAACCCACCCAACGAGCCACCTTAGCCGATCTAACCTGCGACAGCGACGGCAAGATAGACCGATTTATTGATTTGCAGGATGTCAAGCCTTTGCTGGAGTTGCATCCTTTGGAAAGCGATCGCCCTTACTACTTAGGAATGTTTCTCAACGGTGCTTATCAAGAAATCATGGGCAACTTTCACAACCTATTTGGCGATATCAACGTCGTTCACATCAGCGTCACTCCCAAAGGATACAACATCGACCACGTGGTCAAAGGGGATACCATTGCCGAAGTTTTAAATTACGTACAGTACGACCCAGAAGACCTCCTAGAAAACATCCGCCAGCAAAGCGAGCAAGCCTTGCGAGAAAAACGCATCAGCCTGCAAGAATCCCAAAAGTTGCTGCAAAACTACGAACAAACCCTACGCAGCTACACCTATCTCAAAACTGCTGGCAACTAGGCATTTTCCGGTTCTGGGGTTTGCCGTTCGGCTTCGCTAGCCGCAGGCTTTTGTACGTTTTTACCGGTGGCATTCCGCGTTGGGGTTGGAGAGGATTGCTTGGTATCGCTGGCTTCCAATTGCAAGAAATAGACCTTGCCAGCATTATCCCCAGCCACAATGGTCTTGCCATCGGTGGAAACATCCAAACTGCAAAAGTCGCTTTCTCCCTCGAACATAGCAATTTCGTTGCCAGTGGCAATATCCCAAACCTTCAACATGCGATCGCGGGAAACAGACACCGCCAAAGTTCCTTCATCATCCATAGCCGTTGCATCCACCCAATCCTGGTGACCAGTGAGGGTATGGCGTTCTTGACCGGTGGTCAAATCCCACACTTTCACCGTTTTATCCCAGCAACCGGATACCACCACCGTATTGTCGCGGTTGATGGCAACATTTTGTACCCAATCCTGGTGGCCGTTTAAGGAAGTGCGTTCTTGGCCGCTGTTCAAATCCCAAACCTTCACCGTTTTATCCCAAGAACTGGAAATAGCCAGGGTCGCATCGCGACTGAGGACCACATCGCGGACCCAATCCTGGTGACCAGTAAGGGTATAGCATTCTTGACCATTGGTAATATCCCAGACCTTGAGGGTTTTATCCCAACAACCGGATACTGCCAGGGTACTATCGCCACTAATAACCACCTTGCGGACCGCATTTTGGTGACTTTGGAAGCTATAGCGTTCCGTACCTGTCGTGGTATCCCAAACTTTCACTACCCCATCTTTCGATCCAGAAACCGCTACCTTGCCATCGCTGCTTATGGCTACGCTTTGTACCCAATCCTGGTGACCCAGCAGGGAAAACCGCCTTCTGCCGGTATCTAAATTCCATACTTTCGCCGTACCATCCCGCGACCCGGAAATAGCCAAATTAGCCCTTTCCGCGATCGCGATCGATTCGATCCAATCCTGATGGGCTAAAATCGAATAAGATTCTTTCTCCTCTTGTAAATTCCATACCTTAATCGAGCCATCGATGGCTCCCGAAACCGCAAAAACCCCATCGCTGCTCATCGCCACATCCCGAACCGCATCGGCATGACCCAGCAGGGAAAGATTGCCTTTACCAGTGGTTAAATCCCACACTTTCACCGTCTTATCCCCAGAAGCCGAAACCGCTAGGGTACCATCGCCACTCATGGCCACATCGCGAACCGAATCCTTATGACCCGTTAGGGAAAATCGTTCCTCACCGGTGGTCAAATCCCAAACCTTGACATTGCCTTCCCACGAACCAGATACCGCTAGCATGCCATCGCTGCTAATCGCCACATCGCGAACCGAATCTTTGGCACTGGAAAACGACAGCCGTTCTTGACCAGCAATCAAATCCCAAACTTTCACCGTACCATCCCAGGAAGCCGAAACCGCCAGGGTATTGTCATCACTAATAGCCACCCCGCGAATCAAATCGCGATGGCTAGGGAAAGAATAAAGTTCCTTGCCAGCTTCCAAATCCCAAACTTTCACCGTTCCTTCCTTAGAACCGGAAACCGCCAAACTACCATCGCGACCCATGGCAACTGCTTCCACCGCATCTCGATGGCCGTTCAGGGAAAAACGTTCCGTACCTGTAGTTACATCCCAGACTTTCAAGGTTTGATCCCCAGAACCCGAAACGGCCAAAGTTCCATCGCCGTTGACAGCAACAGCCTTAACCGACCGTTTGTGACCCTTGAGGGAAAACCGCAGTTTGCCAGCTTCCAAATCCCAGACTTTTACCGTACGATTTCTAGAACCGGAAACCGCCAAAGTGCCATCGCTGCTAATGGCAACCGCTTCCACCCAGTTGCCAATCAAAGTTGCCAGGGGAATCCCCAGCATAATCGACCAGATGGTAAGAATGGACAGGGTATCGGCATTGGCAGAAACGGCGAAGAAATGCACTAACGAACAAATGCCGATGTAGACTCCCAGGGTCCAATAATCCCAAATGCCACGGTGACCTTTTAGGGAAAAGCGTTCTTTGCCGGCACTCAAGTCCCAAACTTTTAAGGTTTTATCTCGGGAACCAGAAACGGCAAGGGTGCCGTCGCTGCTGATATCTAAGGTTTCTACAGAACTGCGGTGACCGGTTAAAGTGCGGATTAACCCCACACCAGGAGGTGTAAGAATTGGCATCAAAGGACGCAGCCAGGGTCTACCTTGCCATTGTTTGGCTTTTTCTAAAAACCTTTGAATTTCGGGGTCGGAAAAACCAAGCAAACGTCCTAGGAGTTGTTCGCTAAGCCGTTGGGGGTCGGCAACTAAAATAGGAGCGGAACGATATAAGGCTTTTTGAATCCGTTTGAGGGTAATGAGTTGGGTACTGGTGTAGTTGGGATGTTCCCGCAGTAAGGGATGGTCGGCGAGGTCGTAATCTTTAATCAGTGGCAAAACCCCAAATTCTGGGTGGCAAACTTTGGCTTCGAGGAATTCAAAGTCCGCTAGCAATCGGTAATATCCCATCCAGTCGCCGGATTCGGCGAGGTTGTACGGATACCAACCCAGGAAGGCTCGCTGTTTGTACGGGGGTTTGGTGGCTAGCTTTTTAGCTAGGGTTTGCGGCTGCAATTGGGTCTGCATCATCGATGAGTTCTCGTTTCCAGTAGTCTGCAATTCGACGATTTACGTCTTGGAAAATTTTCCGGTTTTCTTTGAGTTCTGTCTTACCACGCAAAAATTCTAGAAAACTGGTGTGATAGATACTGAAACAGGTGGTACTGTCGCTGGGCGATCGCCGCAAGTAGCCGGCCCAATCTGCTAGAATTTTCTCAATTTCGGCTTCGTCTTGTTGGGTCATTTCGGCGAGGGTCTCGCAGGGAAGGGGTTCGCCGATGGCAACGAAGGCATACAAGGCAATAACGGCGTTTTGGGTGGGGGAACGTTCCATTCCCATGCGTACCCACTGCTGCTGGTAATATTGTTGCAAGCCTTCTGGCAACCCTTCCAGGTTCAGGTTGTCGTAATTCCCGGCGGCTATTTCGGGAAGTACGTAGCGCAGGTAGATAAAGTTGTTTTCGCTTTTTTTGGCTAGGATTTCAATAAACTCGGATTCGCTTAAGTTGCGTTCGGCTAACCAAGTTTGTAGCGGTTGCGCGCAGTCTGGGTCTTCGTGAAGCATCATGCGGATGTATTCCACCACATCTTCGTGGTTGTAAGGCGCATATTTATTGGAGGCTAGGTCTAGACTGGCTTTGGGAACGCCGGGGGAAACGGTCAGCTGTTCTTTGCCGGTGGCGTAGGGTCGCCGGGTGAGAAGAAAATAGACTCCTTGGGGAAGGTTGGCGGGAAGGTGTAGCAGGTTGCTTTCCGCGTCTTGCTGGGAAACTTCGTCAAGACCGTCTACGACGATGGTCAGTCGTTCTCCTTTACGCAACCGGCGGCTGGCTTTTTCTAGGAGGGTGGGAAGGTTGGCGTTGGCGGCTTCGGTGAGTTGAAAGCGTTGAATGAGTTGTTGGCGCAGGCTACGTAGAAATAGTTCCGGTCGGTTGCGACCTTCTGCCAAGACGTTGAAGTAACAGGGAGACCCGTGGCGGCGTACGTATTCTGCCGCGATCGCGCTTTTGCCAACGCCGGGTTCGCCGATAATGGTAAAGTAGCCGCGGTTGTGCTTGCGGATGAATTTTTCAAACTGTTGGAAAACAAACTGACGGCCGCAGAAGCGTTTGGTTTTTTCTTCGATTAAGGCACGAAATTCGTCGGGATAGGTGTTTTGGTTGGTTTCTTCTGATTCCCCCATTAATTCGCTGGGTTCTAAATCTACAGCTGCTGCCAGTTTTTCGACGATCCACTTTTGCATGCCTTCGGTGGATTTTTTGCTTCCTAGAAAACGCTTCACATCGTCTAGGGAAACGCTGGCGTGTTTGGCAAGTTGCTTGCGGTCGAACCCTTTGGCTTTACAAGCTTGCTGGAGTTTTTCTCTTGCTTCTGGTGTCGGTTGGACAATACTCATAATTTATTGTTCCCAGCAAAAGGGCAGTTGTGCCGACTGTTTCTATCGTACCGATATTTTCCACGTCTATCTTAGCGATTCTGATGGTGCGATGGAAAAGCGATTCTGAGAAATTCCTATGGGGGGTCTCTGTGCGATCGCGATTGGCTTTTTTCGATTGGCAAAAAGTTGGCATATCTCTATTTTATGCAAGGGGATCGGGGAATTTTTTTAGCAGGATAGGCAATTTCTCCCATACGCCGAACCACGTACCAAATTCACTCTGACTCGTTTTCTATTATAGGTATAATCCCCTGTATTCCTCTTCAATCGGCGGAAAGGCAACGGTTGAGGTCCGAGCAAGATCGACTTCTATGCCAGCAAATTTCATCTGAGTTGGTTTTCGCCTCCTGGTGCAATGGTTTCCGATGTTTCTCAAGTTGCGGAATCTACGTATGCCAACTTCTAGGAGATATGCTACGATCCTAGCTGCAACTATGTAAGTAAAAAGACTCACAAGTTCCCAACTATGGGATGGTTTGTAAGTTGGAGGCAAACAGATGACCTTGCGCTATAGCAAAACAAATAGCAAAACTCGCTTGCTGCTGGTGTTGTGGGAAATGGAAGCTCATAAAAAAGCGGTCAAACGGGGAGAACTTACCAAGCGAGTGGCTAAAAAACGAGAAAAAGCCAGCGACTATCAAGAAATTTTTGATGAGTTAGAACAAGCAGGTGCGATCGCTTTTCCCCAAAGATATGCAATCTCTCTCAATGCTGATGTGGGAGTTTCCATGCTCAAACAAGGTTTGCAGGATGCAGGCTTTGAGTTTGACGGCAATGTGGTGGCTGCAAAAACGGCCAATGCTTTGTTGCACTGGATTCGCGAGATGGATGGTACTACTACCAAGCCTACTCCGAAACCAATGGAAGCAATTTCCTCTTATGACGAGTTTGTCAAAGTGGTTTTAGACACTTACGATCGCTTGAATCGCGATTACAATTTTGATGATTTGGTGCCAATTTATCGCCTTCGTCGGGAAATTGGCCACCAAGTCGCGCGATCGCAGTTTAACGAATGGATGCTAGAAATGCAAGCCAATAACCTTTTCCAGCTACAGGGTGGCGGTTTGCCTGACAGCGACCCCAGCAAAATAGAAGATTCCATCCACACGGAACTAAGCGGTTTGCGTTGCTACGCCAAAAAACTAGTTTCGTAAAAAATACCGAATTGCCCTTTTTGTCTATCAATTGTTCGGAGATTGAGAACAGCCATGTCAGCCACGACAGATCTAGAAACTGCCATCCAAAACCACAATCCCTTCGACCGAGAAACCGTTGTTATCAATCGAGACGTCTGGGAAGGAATTTTAGATGTTCCCTCCATCAACCAACATGCCTCCGATGCCGTTTTCCAGGCATTGGAAAAAATTCGGCAAAACCAACGCAACGTGATTGGCATTACCATAACCGCCGACCGCGGATTGGGAAAAAGTCACTTAATTAGCCGCATTCGCCGTACCATCCAATCCAGTTTCGACAATACCTTATTTATCTACATGAGCGATTACGAAGATTTAGATTATATTAAACCTGGATTTCGTCGAAATTTAGCATCCAGTTTCAATAAAACGGGTACTGGCGACGTATCTCAATGGCAGGAACTTGCCACCACTTTATACAATCGCGTTACCAACAAAAACCTCCACCCCCAAGAACTGGTTGACAGAGTAGCGAATGCATCTGGCGATCCGTTACATTTTGTAGAAACCCTAACAGACCGTATTACCGAGATACAGCCAGAAATTGAAGAAGAAAATATTATTAAAGCAATTATCTGGACGCTTTTTCCGCTTCAGTATAGTAAGGCTGCTATTAGCTGGTTATCTGGAAAAAGTATTTCAGCCAGCAAATCCAGAAGACTAGATTTACCAGAAGCTTCGGAAGCAGATTCCTACTCCGGTTCTTTTGAATTTACCTGCCAGCTTTTAAATTTAATCAGCGATTACTATTCTTTGGTAATTTGCTTTGACGATTTGGATAAAACCAGCAACAACCAAAGCGGCTATACCACTGCTCAGGTAGTTGCCAACTTAGCCAAAGATTTGTACAATCAAATCAAACAAGGAGTGTTGGTAACGGCTCTTTACGAAAATATCTGGAAACATGAAGTCATGCAATTGCCACAATCGGAAGCAATTGTAGAACGAATTGGGGAATATGTTTACCCCCTGCAATATCTTGATGGAGACAATATTATCGATCTGGTGGCTACCCATCTAGAGAAATTTTACAAACCAAAAGGTTTGACACCTCCCCATCAAGTTTATCCTTTTGAAGAATCAAACCTTAGAGTGTTGGGAAGAGAAAAACCAACGGCACGTCGGGTTTTGCAGTGGTGTCAGAAAAATTGGCCCCTTCGTATTAACGGTCCAGGAGATGAAGAAAAGATTTTTAAATATATCCAAGCATCCATCGACCAAGAGGAACTTTTAGAGGAAGAAGAAAAAATTGCCAATTCCTTGCACTTTGGTTTTGAAAGATTGTATGGTAAAACCTTAGAAGGCGTGCATGTCCAGCAAGTCGAGCCGACTTCTTCGCGAGAAAAATACCTAGATTTCAAGGTTCAAGGAAGCGACCTGCAAGGTAAAGACGTGGTCATTGGCGTTGCGGTTTTGCAGGCGTCTAACAGCAATAGCGTTGCGGCCGGATTGTCGCGTTTGACAAATTATCAAAAATATGGGTTGACACGTGGCTGTATAGTCCGTTCTAAAAAAATATCGGAAACGGCGCAAAGAGCGCAACATAACTTACACATCCTTTTAGATAAAAAAGGCGGCGAATGGGTCAATTTGAAGTTGGAGGAAGTTTTGCCTTTGGTTGCTATTCGAGAAGTGTACAAAAGCAGGGAAGACTACGAACTGGAAGAGGGAAAAATCTTTGATTTTATCGAGGAGAGTCAACTGGTGGAAAACAATCCTTTGCTGTTAGAAATTTTAAGCGATCCTTCTGGAGAAATTCCCGAAGATACCCAAAATGAAGATGAGGAGTTTGAACAGGAGGAAAGTTCTACTACCAATCAAACAGAAAGGATATCCTCTAGCAAGCAGGTGACGGGAAGAAAAATTGTTGCCTATCATTTCCAAGGCAACCGATACGAAACCAACACTTGGAAGGATTTTCTCATTCAACTGGCTAGCCTGTTGTATAGCAAACACCCCGAAAAATTTGAAAAGATTTTGGATATAACCGGCAGAAAACGACTATATTTCAGTCACGACCCACAATTTTTGTGGTCGTCAACCCTCATTCCGGGAACGGATATCTATGTAGAAACCCACCTAAACGCTAGTTCTTTGGTCAAGCTTGGCTACCAACTCATCGAGCAATTTGATTATCCTCAAGAGGCATTGGAAATTGAAGTAGAAAGCTAATTTTTGTGGGGTGGGCCATATCCACCCTATGTTTTTTTGTGTGAATATAAAATCAATTGCAGTAACAGATATTGTATCTTTTTGCAAAAGAGAAATTAGATAGATTGAATGCGATCGCTCTTTTGGAAATCTAAAATTAAGTTTGGTAGGGTGCCCCTCGCTCACCATGTTTGAGTAATACATATTTTAGGAAATTGCTTGCTTTATTATCTCATAAAATAAATAAACGTTCTTCTAACTTCCTTGAATAGGGTTTGCCCCTCCAGAAATCATATTCTCACCATTTCGCGATCCAAGGGAAAGCCATCACCAAGATTGGCAGTTGAAGTAAAAAACCGGTAATTTGATACACTAGCTAGAAAGTTGTTGACGCTCAAACCGTACGTAAAGTGTCTATTTCCGTTGCCATGAGTTTGCCAGCGCCAGATGTGGAAGCCTTAATCCAAGGTAGAACCATCGTGGCGTTGCCGCGCATTTTTATCAATCCTGGCAGACAATTTGCTCTGTATCCCAGCGACCCGGCGGATAATCCTCTTCCCCTATCGCCGTCGGAATACTACCGACCTAGCTTCCTGCCAACGGCGCGCACAGCACTTGCAGCTTTAAACTCGCAAACTGCTACTATCCGTGCGTGGGCCGAATGCCAACACTGCGAAATCCTCGATGAGAGGGAATCGCCAGAAATACTATCTCAGCTTACCATATGGACGCATTCGGCATGGGAGGCTTTGCGCGCAGAACGGGGCAATATTTTTCTTGCCTACCTGCGGGTTTATCGGATCGATCCTCCCATACAAATTCCCACTACCAGCGAACCTAGATTCTTTTCCCTATCGACTTCCGTTTCAAATCATACCGACAATCCGGCGCTTGGCGATGCGATTTTTGAACAGCGTTCCCAACAATTGCAGCGGCGGGAACCTCCCCAAAATCCGGAATTGGAAGCTTTGTTTGGGGAAATGGAGGCTTTGAGCGATGTTTATTTCACAGCTAGGGAACTCAAGGAAGATATTGCTGAGTTATTGCGATGGGGAGATGTTTCCAGAACTCCCCGCCTCGACCCGGATATGGCTTGGATTCAGAAAATTGCCGAAACGGGATATTCGGAAGATGGCCATCAGTTTGAAAAGCTGGTTCGCAAAAGTTTTATTAAGTTAAGTTTTAGCAACGACAATCAAGATCCCAAAGCTAGTCTCGACCCGGAAAGCACAGGTGGTGCTGGTGGTATCGATTTATACTGCAAGCATCCCTTTCCTGTGGTTGGTGAGTGCAAGGCTAGTAAAAACGAGAATGTTCCCAATAAGGTGACCGGTCAGTTGGTTCACTTGGGTCATACCATTTTGGGAAAGGAAACCTACGAAAATTGTGTCAAGTTTGTCTTTGCGGCTGGAAGACTGACGAAGGATGCCGAACAGGCAGCGCAAAATAATCGGATGAATGTTATGCGACCAGAAACTCTACAAAAATTGCTCGAACTGAAAGCGCAACATCCAGGCGCTATTGATTTGTGGGAATTTAAACCTTGTCTGGAACAAAAACCGTTTGGCGAAGATGCGGATACCAAAATCAATCGCTACATTGATGGGGTTTACGAATCTTTACAACAAAGAGCGCACATTGTACGCATGTTGAAAGCTTATGTGGAGAAAACCCAGGAAGATACTATTAGCGTGGAACAGCTTTATTCTGTTTATTTGATGGATCCGGATTCGCCGTCTTCCAACCACCTGAGTCAAGACGAACTGCAAGCACAAATTTATCGAAATTTGATCGAACTTTCTTCGCCGCTGGCTGGGAATTTGGGTCGCATGCCTGGCGATGATTGGAAGAGCGATCGCTTTTATTTCCTACGGGATTTGCAAGTAGAACCCCCCTCTTCGTTATAATGGGCCTATTGCCTACATTTTGCGTCCCAACTCGCCTACATCATCCCAGGTATTGGGAAGGTTTCTTTGCAAGATTTCTTGGCAACGTTGCTGGTAAAATAATGCTGCGCGATCGCTGGGATTGATGGTATAAACCTTTTCAAAACAAGACAGCGCCTCTTGATGATTTTGCCGTTCGTACCAATTCACCCCATTTTCAAATTCTTGGTAGGTATCCTGCTTGAGGCGTTGTTGTTCTT contains:
- the speA gene encoding biosynthetic arginine decarboxylase; protein product: MVSGSQFRVEANSHATQAAVGKQQPWTVEDSEQLYRIHGWGDPYFSINSAGRITVSPKGDRGGSLDLFELVEGLRQRNIGLPLLVRFTDILADRMERLNACFDKAIARYNYPGTYQGVFPVKCNQHRHLVEKIVEFGEPHHFGLEAGSKPELIIALSCLPPSQKTLVICNGYKDAEYMEIAMLSQRLGHRPILVLEQVEEVPLAIEIAGKLNIVPILGVRAKLQTKGIGRWGGSTGDRAKFGLNVPEIVQAVGSLREAGMLDCLQLLHFHIGSQISAISAIKDAIREASQIYVELLGLGANMQYLDVGGGLAVDYDGSKTKFYASKNYNMQNYANDIVAEVKEACEERNAPVPTLVSESGRAIASHQSVLVFDILGSSDVPTAPPAEPITEDHHLILRNLQETYQSIQVQNYQEAYNDAIQFKEEAISLFNFGYLSLYERALSEQLFWACCHKIQHIARQQDYVPDDLENLDKILASIYYANLSIFRSAPDAWAIDQLFPILPIHRLDEEPTQRATLADLTCDSDGKIDRFIDLQDVKPLLELHPLESDRPYYLGMFLNGAYQEIMGNFHNLFGDINVVHISVTPKGYNIDHVVKGDTIAEVLNYVQYDPEDLLENIRQQSEQALREKRISLQESQKLLQNYEQTLRSYTYLKTAGN
- a CDS encoding WD40 repeat domain-containing protein, translating into MMQTQLQPQTLAKKLATKPPYKQRAFLGWYPYNLAESGDWMGYYRLLADFEFLEAKVCHPEFGVLPLIKDYDLADHPLLREHPNYTSTQLITLKRIQKALYRSAPILVADPQRLSEQLLGRLLGFSDPEIQRFLEKAKQWQGRPWLRPLMPILTPPGVGLIRTLTGHRSSVETLDISSDGTLAVSGSRDKTLKVWDLSAGKERFSLKGHRGIWDYWTLGVYIGICSLVHFFAVSANADTLSILTIWSIMLGIPLATLIGNWVEAVAISSDGTLAVSGSRNRTVKVWDLEAGKLRFSLKGHKRSVKAVAVNGDGTLAVSGSGDQTLKVWDVTTGTERFSLNGHRDAVEAVAMGRDGSLAVSGSKEGTVKVWDLEAGKELYSFPSHRDLIRGVAISDDNTLAVSASWDGTVKVWDLIAGQERLSFSSAKDSVRDVAISSDGMLAVSGSWEGNVKVWDLTTGEERFSLTGHKDSVRDVAMSGDGTLAVSASGDKTVKVWDLTTGKGNLSLLGHADAVRDVAMSSDGVFAVSGAIDGSIKVWNLQEEKESYSILAHQDWIESIAIAERANLAISGSRDGTAKVWNLDTGRRRFSLLGHQDWVQSVAISSDGKVAVSGSKDGVVKVWDTTTGTERYSFQSHQNAVRKVVISGDSTLAVSGCWDKTLKVWDITNGQECYTLTGHQDWVRDVVLSRDATLAISSSWDKTVKVWDLNSGQERTSLNGHQDWVQNVAINRDNTVVVSGCWDKTVKVWDLTTGQERHTLTGHQDWVDATAMDDEGTLAVSVSRDRMLKVWDIATGNEIAMFEGESDFCSLDVSTDGKTIVAGDNAGKVYFLQLEASDTKQSSPTPTRNATGKNVQKPAASEAERQTPEPENA
- a CDS encoding AAA family ATPase, which produces MSIVQPTPEAREKLQQACKAKGFDRKQLAKHASVSLDDVKRFLGSKKSTEGMQKWIVEKLAAAVDLEPSELMGESEETNQNTYPDEFRALIEEKTKRFCGRQFVFQQFEKFIRKHNRGYFTIIGEPGVGKSAIAAEYVRRHGSPCYFNVLAEGRNRPELFLRSLRQQLIQRFQLTEAANANLPTLLEKASRRLRKGERLTIVVDGLDEVSQQDAESNLLHLPANLPQGVYFLLTRRPYATGKEQLTVSPGVPKASLDLASNKYAPYNHEDVVEYIRMMLHEDPDCAQPLQTWLAERNLSESEFIEILAKKSENNFIYLRYVLPEIAAGNYDNLNLEGLPEGLQQYYQQQWVRMGMERSPTQNAVIALYAFVAIGEPLPCETLAEMTQQDEAEIEKILADWAGYLRRSPSDSTTCFSIYHTSFLEFLRGKTELKENRKIFQDVNRRIADYWKRELIDDADPIAAANPS
- a CDS encoding DUF1802 family protein produces the protein MSISVAMSLPAPDVEALIQGRTIVALPRIFINPGRQFALYPSDPADNPLPLSPSEYYRPSFLPTARTALAALNSQTATIRAWAECQHCEILDERESPEILSQLTIWTHSAWEALRAERGNIFLAYLRVYRIDPPIQIPTTSEPRFFSLSTSVSNHTDNPALGDAIFEQRSQQLQRREPPQNPELEALFGEMEALSDVYFTARELKEDIAELLRWGDVSRTPRLDPDMAWIQKIAETGYSEDGHQFEKLVRKSFIKLSFSNDNQDPKASLDPESTGGAGGIDLYCKHPFPVVGECKASKNENVPNKVTGQLVHLGHTILGKETYENCVKFVFAAGRLTKDAEQAAQNNRMNVMRPETLQKLLELKAQHPGAIDLWEFKPCLEQKPFGEDADTKINRYIDGVYESLQQRAHIVRMLKAYVEKTQEDTISVEQLYSVYLMDPDSPSSNHLSQDELQAQIYRNLIELSSPLAGNLGRMPGDDWKSDRFYFLRDLQVEPPSSL